TCCACCGTGGCCACCACCTTCGGCGGACCCCTGGTCAAGGTCGCGGCCTTCGGCTACGGCGTCCGCAAGGCGCTGGGCCGCACGGAGGACGTGCCGCAGAAGACCTCCCGGCGAACCGTGATCGTCGGCCGTACGGTGCCGGCCGCCCGGCGCCGGAAGCAGAAGGGCTGAGACCGCCGATGTTCCGCCGAGCCTTCTGGTTCACCGCCGGCGCCGCCGCCGGCGTGTGGGCCACCACCAAGGTCAACCGCCAGCTGAAGAAGCTGACGCCGGAGAGCCTCGCCGCCCAGGCCGCCGACAAGGCCCTGGAGGCCGGGCACCGCCTCAAGGACTTCGCCCTCGACGTCAAGGCGGGAATGACGCAGCGCGAGGACGAGCTGAACGACGCACTGGGGCTCCACCAGGATCCCGACCGGCTCGACAACGTCACCGCCCTCCCCGGGCCGCGGCGGCTGCGGGCCATCGAGCACCACCAGAACGAACAGACCACCCACCGTTCGAGCCGCTCGGCGGTTAAGTACAACCGGAATGAGGACCACTGATGGAGTCGGCTGAAATCCGCCGCCGCTGGCTGAGCTTCTTCGAGGAGCGCGGTCACACCGTTGTCCCTTCGGCGTCGCTCATCGCGGACGACCCGACTCTGCTGCTGGTCAACGCGGGCATGGTGCCCTTCAAGCCGTACTTCCTCGGTGAGACCAAGCCCCCGGCGCCCCGCGCCACCAGCGTGCAGAAGTGCGTCCGCACCCCGGACATCGAAGAGGTCGGCAAGACCACCCGCCACGGCACGTTCTTCCAGATGTGCGGCAACTTCTCCTTCGGCGACTACTTCAAGGAAGGCGCCATCAAGTACGCCTGGGAGCTGCTCACCAGCTCCGTGGCGGACGGCGGCTACGGCCTGGAGCCGGAGAAGCTCTGGATCACCGTCTACCTCGACGACGACGAGGCCGAGACGATCTGGCGCGACGTGATCGGCGTCCCCGCCGAGCGCATCCAGCGCCTGGGCAAGAAGGACAACTTCTGGTCCATGGGCGTCCCGGGTCCCTGCGGCCCCTGCTCCGAGATCAACTACGACCGCGGCCCGGACTTCGGCGTCGAAGGCGGCCCCGCCGTCAACGACGAGCGCTACGTGGAGATCTGGAACCTGGTCTTCATGCAGTTCGAGCGCGGCGCCGGCGACGGGAAGGAGGACTTCCCGATCCTCGGCGACCTGCCGTCGAAGAACATCGACACCGGTCTGGGCCTCGAGCGACTCGCCATGATCCTCCAGGGCGTACAGAACATGTACGAGACCGACACCCTGCGCGTGGTCATGGACAAGGCCACCGAGCTGACCGGCGTGCAGTACGGCGCCGCGCAGAGCACCGACGTCTCGATGCGCGTGGTCGCCGACCACATCCGCACCTCCGTCATGCTCATCGGCGACGGGGTCACCCCCGGCAACGAGGGCCGCGGCTACGTGCTGCGCCGCATCATGCGCCGCGCCATCCGCAACATGCGCCTCATGGGCGCCACCGGCCCGGTCGTCCAGGACCTCGTGGACGTCGTGATCAACACCATGGGGCAGCAGTACCCGGAGCTGGTCACCGACCGCAAGCGCATCGAGACCGTCGCCCTCGCCGAGGAAGCCGCCTTCCTCAAGGCCGTCAAGGGCGGCACCAACATCCTCGACACCGCCGTGACCGAGACCAAGGCCGCCGGCGGCACGGTCCTCTCCGGCGACAAGGCGTTCCTGCTCCACGACACCTGGGGCTTCCCGATCGACCTCACCCTGGAGATGGCCGCCGAGCAGGGCCTCTCCGTGGACGAGCCCGGCTTCCGCCGCCTGATGCAGGAGCAGCGCGACCGCGCCAAGGCCGACGCCAAGGCCAAGAAGACCGGCCACGCCGACATGTCGGCCTACCGGGAGATCGCCGACGGCTCCGGCACCACCGAGTTCACCGGCTACGCCACCACCCAGGGCGAGTCCACCATCGTCGGCCTGCTGGTCAACGGCGTCTCCGCGCCCGCCGCCTCCGAGGGCGACGAGGTCGAGGTCGTCCTCGACCGCACCCCCTTCTACGCCGAGGGCGGCGGCCAGCTCGCCGACCAGGGCCGCATCAAGCTCGACTCCGGCGCGATCATCAACGTCCGCGACGTCCAGCAGCCGGTGCCCGGTGTCTCCGTGCACAAGGGCTCCGTCCAGGTCGGCGAGGTGACGGTGGGCGCCTCCGCGTACGCCGCCATCGACGTCAAGCGCCGCCTGGCCATCGCCCGCGCCCACTCGGCCACCCACCTGACCCACCAGGCGCTGCGCGACGCGCTCGGCCCCACGGCCGCCCAGGCCGGCTCCGAGAACTCGCCCGGCCGCTTCCGCTTCGACTTCGGCTCCCCGAACGCCGTCCCCGGCTCGGTCCTCACCGACGTCGAGCAGAAGATCAACGACGTGCTCTCGCGCGAGCTCAACGTCACCGCCGAGGTCATGAGCATCGACGAGGCGAAGAAGCAGGGCGCCATCGCCGAGTTCGGCGAGAAGTACGGCGAGCGCGTGCGCGTCGTGACCATCGGCGACTTCTCCAAGGAGCTGTGCGGCGGCACGCACGTCGGCAACACCGCCCAGCTGGGCCTGGTGAAGCTGCTCGGCGAGTCCTCCATCGGCTCCGGCGTGCGCCGCGTCGAGGCCCTCGTCGGCGTGGACGCGTACAACTTCCTCGCCAAGGAGCACACGGTCGTCGCCCAGCTCCAGGAGCTGGTCAAGGGCCGTCCGGAGGAGCTGCCGGAGAAGATCGCCTCCATGCTCGGCAAGCTGAAGGACGCCGAGAAGGAGATCGAGAAGTTCCGCGCGGAGAAGGTCCTCCAGGCCGCCGCCGGTCTCGCCGCCAACGCCCAGGACATCCGCGGCGTCGCCCTCGTCGTCGGCCAGGTGCCGGACGGCACCGGCGCCGACGACCTGCGCAAGCTGGTCCTGGACGTCCGCGGCCGCATCCTCGGCGACCGCCCGGCGGTGGTCGCGCTGTTCACCGTGGCGAACGACCGCCCGCTGACCGTCATCGCCACCAACGAGGCGGCCCGCGAGCGCGGCCTCAAGGCCGGTGACCTGGTCCGCGCCGCCGCCAAGACCCTCGGAGGCGGCGGTGGCGGCAAGCCTGACGTGGCCCAGGGCGGCGGCCAGAACCCGGCCGCCGTGCCCGAGGCCATCGCCGCCGTCGAGCGCCTCGTCGTAGAGACGGCCTGACGATGACGCTGCGCCGTGGCCGCCGGCTGGCCATCGATGTCGGAGACGCCCGGATCGGGGTCGCCTCGTGCGACCCCGACGGGGTGCTCGCCACACCGGTGGAGACCGTCCCGGGCCGGGACATCCCCTTCGCCCACCGGCGGCTGCGGCAGCTCGTGGAGGAGTACGAGCCCCTCGAAGTCGTCGTCGGCCTCCCCCGCTCGCTCAGCGGGCGGGAGGGGCCGGCCGCGGCCAAGGTGCGCGCATTCGCGAACGAACTGGCCAAGGGAATCAAGCCGGTGACGGTCCGTCTGGTGGACGAGCGGATGACCACGGTCACCGCCGCCCAGGGCCTTCGGGCCTCCGGGAGGAACGCGAAGAAGGGCCGTTCGGTCATCGACCAGGCGGCCGCTGTGGTCATCCTGCAGAACGCTCTTGAGACCGAACGGGTATCAGGTAATCCGCCCGGCGAGTGCGTCGAAGTGGTTGTCTGATCGCGATACGGTAACGTTCCGCGCCATGAGACGGCATTCGAACAGCCGTCGCTCACCACCAAAGAGGCGGAACCGGGTGTCGCGGCCGACGGAAGCCGTGGCCTTCGTCTCGCGGCTCTAGGGGACCGATGACCGAGTATGGCCGGGGCGGCGGCTCCGAACCGTGGCACCCTGAGGATCCCCTGTACGGGGACCAGGGGTGGACCGCGCACCAGACCCAGCAGGGGCAGGTGCCCTACGGCGGCGACCCGCAGCAGCACTACGCGCAGCCGCAGGAGCCGCAGTACCAGCAGCAGTACGCCGGCCAGTACCCGCAGCAGTACGCCGGGCAGGGCTACGCCGAGCAGGCCTACGCCCAGCAGGTCCAGCACCAGCAGATGCCCCAGCCCATGGCCCCCCAGCCCGTGTACGGCGACGGCCAGGGCTGGGACACCGGCCAGGGCCAGTACGCGGCCGCGGCCGTGCAGGCCGACCCGTACGCGGGCGCGGACCCGTACGCGCAGCAGGCCGTCGCGGCCTACCCCGGCGAGGCCCCCGACCTGTACACCACGGCCGAGGCCTACCCGCCGCCGCAGCCGCCCGGCCAGCGCCACCTGGAGCCGGAACGGGTCGAGGAGCCGCTGGACGAGGAGTCCGAGGAGCCGGAGGAGTCCTTCCTCGCCGCGGGCGGCCGCGGCTCCGACGACGGCGACGACCCGGCCGGGCGCGGCCGCCGAGGCGGCCGGGGCAAGGGCGGCAAACAGAAGAAGAAGCGCAGCGGCGCCGCCTGCCTGATCGCCGCCCTGGTGATCGTCGGCGTCGTCGGCGGTGGCGGCTACTACGGCTACTCCTACCTCAAGGAGCGCTTCGGGCCGACCGAGGACTTCGCCGGCGAGGGCTCCGGCGAGACGGTCGACGTCGAGATCCCCAAGAACGCGGGCCTGGGCCAGATGGGCCGGATCCTCAAGGAAGCCGGCGTGGTCGCCAGCGCCCAGGCCTTCGTCGACGCCGCCAACGCCAACCCCAGGGGCAAGTCCATCCAGCCCGGCGTCTACCCGATGAAGAAGAAGATGTCGGGTGCGGCCGCCGTCGCGCTGATGATCGACCCCAGCAAGCTGAACGTCCTCACCGTGGCCGAGGGCTGGCGCAACACCAGGGTCTACGAGGCGATCGACAAGAAGCTGGGCAAGCCGGAGGGCACCACCAAGGAGATCGCCCTGCGCGAGGGCAAGAACCTGGGCCTGCCGGCCTGGGCCGGCAACAACCCGAAGGTCGTGGACCCGCTCGAGGGCTTCCTGTACCCGGCGCGCTACGACCTCAGCAAGGACACCACTCCCGAGTCCCTGCTCAGGCAGATGGTCAAGAGCGCGTCCGACAAGTACGTCGAGCTGGGCGTCGAGGGCAAGGCCAAGGACCTGGGCCTGGAGAACCCGCTCCAGGTGGTCACGGTCGCCAGCCTCGTCAACGCCGAGGGCAAGAACCACGACGACTTCAGGAAGATGTCCGAGGTGGTCTACAACCGCCTCAAGAAGACCAACGACGTCACGAACCAGCGGCTCCAGTTCGATTCGACGTACAACTACATCAAGAACCAGAGCGAGATCAACTTCAGCCTCAAGGAAGCCCAGAAGTTCGACAACCCCTACAACACGCACTTCGTCAAGGGGTTGCCGCCGGGCCCGATCGGGAACCCCGGAACGGAAGCGCTGACCGCTACGCTCAACCCGGACCACGGCGGCTGGATGTTCTTCGTGTCGGTCGACGGCGACAAGACGACCTTCACCAAGACCTACGAGGAGCACCAGAAGCTCGCCGACGAGTTCCAGGCACGGCAGAAGCAGAAGAACGGCGGGTAGCAGGACATGTCACGGATACGGGCCGCGGTGCTGGGTTCGCCCATCGAGCACTCCCTCTCACCGGTGCTGCACCGTGCCGCCTACCGGGAGCTCGGCCTCGACGACTGGTCCTACGACCGCTTCGAGACCGACGAGGCCGCGCTCCCCGCCTTCGTGGCCGGCCTCGGCCCCGAGTGGGCCGGGCTGTCGCTGACCATGCCGCTCAAGCGGGCGATCATCCCGCTGCTCGACGGGATCAGCGACACCGCCGCCTCGGTCGAGGCCGTCAACACGGTCGTGTTCACCGAGGACGGCCGGCGCCTGGGCGACAACACCGACATCCCCGGGATCGTCGCCGCCCTGCACGAGCGCGGCGTCGAGAAGGTGCCGTCCGCCGCCATCCTCGGGGCGGGGGCCACCGCCTCCTCGGCGCTCGCCGCCCTCGCGCGGATCTGCACCGGCGAGGTCACCGCGTACGTCCGCTCGCGCGCCCGGGCCGACGAGATGCTCCAGTGGGGCGAGCGGCTCGGCGTGCCCGTCCGTACGGCCGACTGGTCCGAGGCGGCGGGGGCGCTGACCGCGCCGCTGGTCATCGCCACCACCCCGGCGGGCGCCACGGACGAGCTGGCCCCCGCCGTGCCGGCCGCGCCCGGCACCCTCTTCGACGTCCTGTACGACCCCTGGCCCACCCCGCTGGCCGCCTCCTGGTCGCAGCGCGGCGGCACCCTCCTCGGCGGCCTCGACCTGCTCGTCCACCAGGCCGTGCTCCAGGTCGAGCAGATGACCGGCCGCACCCCGGGCCCCCTCGCCGCCATGCGGACCGCCGGCGAGGCGGCCCTGCGCGCCCGCCACTGACCCGGCGGGCGCGGGACTCCCAGTCCGTCAGCTGGACCGAGATCGGTCCGACGGCCCGGACATGGGAGGATTCGGGTACGGCGGGTCCGGTCCGCGCACCCGGGCGCGTCGTCGCAGTACCAGGCGCGAGCATGAGGAGCATCGTTGAGCAGGTTGCGTTGGCTGACCGCAGGAGAGTCGCACGGACCGGCACTGGTCGCGACGCTGGAGGGTCTTCCCGCCGGCGTCCCGGTCACCACCGCGCTGGTGGCCGATCACCTGGCCCGGCGCCGACTCGGCTATGGCCGCGGTGCGCGGATGAAGTTCGAGCAGGACGAGATCACCTTCCTCGGCGGCGTCCGCCACGGTCTCTCGCAGGGTTCGCCGATCGCCGTCATGATCGGCAACACCGAGTGGCCCAAGTGGGAGACCGTCATGTCGGCCGACCCGGTCGACCCCTCGCTGCTCAAGGACACCGGCCGTAACGCGCCGCTGACCCGCCCCCGCCCCGGCCACGCCGACCTCGCGGGCATGCAGAAGTACGGCTTCGACGAGGCCCGGCCGATCCTGGAGCGCGCCAGCGCCCGCGAGACCGCCGCCCGCGTCGCCCTCGGTGCCGTCGCCCGGTCCTTCATCAAGGAGGTCGCGGGCATCGAGATCGTCTCCCACGTGGTGGAACTGGCCGCGGCCAAGGCCCCGTACGGCGTCCTCCCGACCCCCGCCGACGTCGAGAAGCTCGACGCCGACCCGGTGCGCTGCCTCGACGCCGACGCGTCGAAGGCGATGGTCGCGGAGATCGACCAGGCCCACAAGGACGGCGACACCCTCGGCGGCGTCGTCGAGGTCCTCGCGTACGGCGTGCCCGTCGGCCTCGGCTCCCACGTCCACTGGGACCGCCGCCTCGACGCCCGCCTCGCCGCCGCGCTCATGGGCATCCAGGCCATCAAGGGCGTCGAGGTCGGCGACGGCTTCGAGCTGGCCCGCGTGCCCGGCTCCCAGGCCCACGACGAGATCGTCTCCACCCCCGAGGGCCTCAAGCGCACCTCCGGCCGCTCCGGCGGCACCGAGGGCGGCCTGACCACCGGCGAGCTGCTGCGCGTACGGGCCGCGATGAAGCCCATCGCGACCGTGCCGCGCGCCCTGGCCACCGTCGACGTGGCCACCGGTGAGGCGACCGTCGCGCACCACCAGCGCTCCGACGTCTGTGCCGTGCCCGCCGCGGGCATCGTCGCCGAGGCCATGGTCGCGCTCGTGCTGGCCGACGCCGTGGTCGAGAAGTTCGGCGGCGACTCGGTCCCCGAGACCCGCCGCAACGTCCGCTCGTACCTCGACAACCTGCAGATCCGGTGACCGGCGGCCCCCTGGTCGTACTCGTCGGACCCATGGGTTCCGGCAAGTCCACGGTCGGCGGCCTGCTCGCCGGCCGGCTCGGCGTCCCCTACCGGGACACCGACGCGGACATCGTCGCGGCCACCGGCCGGGAGATCTCCGACCTCTTCGTCGACGAGGGCGAGCCGTACTTCCGTGAGCTGGAGCGCCGGGCCGTCGCGGCCGCCGTCGCCGAGCACACGGGCGTCCTCGCCCTCGGCGGCGGCGCCGTCCTCGACGAGGGCACCCGCGCCCTGCTCACCGGACTGCCCGTCGCCTACCTGTCGATGGACGTCGAGGAGGCCGTGCGCCGCGTGGGCCTCGGCGCCGCCCGCCCGCTGCTCGCCGTCAACCCGCGCCGCCAGTGGCGCGAGCTGATGGAGGCCCGGCGCCACCTGTACACCGAAGTCGCGCGCGTCGTCGTGGCCACCGACGACCGCACCCCCGAAGAGGTCGCCCAGGCGGTCCTCGACGCTCTGGAGTTGAAGGACGTATGACAGACCAGGTGACGCGGATCCACGTCGGCGCCAGCGCCGGACACGACGCGTACGACGTGCTGGTCGGCCGGCAGCTGCTCGGTGAGCTGGGCGGCCTGATCGGCAAGAAGGCCCAGCGGGTCGCCGTGATCCACCCCGAGGCGCTGGCCGAGACGGGCGAGGCGCTGCGCGCGGACCTGGCGGAGCAGGGCTACGAGGCGGTCGCCATCCAGGTGCCGAACGCCGAGGAGGCCAAGACCGTCGAGGTGGCCGCGTACTGCTGGAAGGCGCTCGGCCAGTCCAACTTCACCCGCACCGACGTCATCGTCGGCGTGGGCGGCGGCGCCACCACCGACCTGGCGGGCTTCGTCGCGGCCAGCTGGCTGCGCGGGGTGCGCTGGATCGCCGTACCGACCACCGTCCTGGCGATGGTGGACGCGGCCGTCGGCGGCAAGACCGGCATCAACACCGCCGAGGGCAAGAACCTCGTCGGCGCCTTCCACCCGCCGGCCGGGGTGCTCTGCGACCTCGCCGCGCTGGAGTCGCTGCCGGTCAACGACTACGTCAGCGGCCTGGCCGAGGTCATCAAGGCCGGATTCATCTCCGACCCGGTGATCCTCGACCTGATCGAGGAGGACCCGGCGGCGGCCCGTACGCCCGCCGGCCCGCACACGGCCGAGCTGATCCGCCGCTCCATCCAGGTCAAGGCCGACGTGGTCTCCAGCGACCTCAAGGAGTCGGGGCTGCGGGAGATCCTCAACTACGGCCACACCCTCGCGCACGCCATCGAGAAGAACGAGCGCTACAAGTGGCGGCACGGCGCCGCGGTGTCCGTCGGCATGGTCTTCGCGGCCGAGCTCGGCCGGCTGGCCGGACGCCTGGACGACGCCACCGCCGACCGCCACCGGGCGGTGCTGGCCTCGGTGGGCCTGCCGCTGACCTACCGCGGCGACCAGTGGACCAAGCTGCTCCAGACCATGCAGGTCGACAAGAAGTCCCGCGGCAACCTGCTGCGCTTCATCGTCCTGGACGGCCTGGGCAAGCCCACCGTGCTGGAGGGCCCCGACCCGGCCCACCTGGTCGCCGCGTACGGCGAGGTCTCCGCGTGAGCCGCCCGGTGCTCGTCCTGAACGGCCCGAACCTGGGCCGGCTCGGGTCGCGCGAGCCGGACGTGTACGGGGCCACCTCGTACGCCGGGCTCGTGGACAGCTGCCGCACCCTGGGCGCGGAACTCGGCTTCGACGTGGAGGTCCGCGAGACCAACGACGAGGGCGAGCTGGTGCGCTGGCTGCACGAGGCGGCGGACGGCAAGATCCCGGTCGTCATCAACCCGGGTGCCTTCACGCACTACTCGTACGCCATGCGGGACGCGGCCGCGCAGCGCACCGCGCCGCTGATCGAGGTGCACATCTCCAACCCGTACGCCCGGGAGGAGTTCCGGCACACCTCGGTCATCGCGGCCGTGGCCACCGGTACCGTCGCGGGCTTCGGGCTGGGCTCCTACCGGCTGGCGCTGCGCGCGCTGGCGGAAGAGGTCACGGCCTGAGATAACGTTCTCGCATCAGTCGCCTGAACGAGACGGAGTGGCGCGGATGCAGCACGGAGTGGGGGGCTGGGGTCCGCCGGGACAGCAGCCGGTGGCACCCCC
The Streptomyces sp. NBC_00091 genome window above contains:
- the aroQ gene encoding type II 3-dehydroquinate dehydratase; its protein translation is MSRPVLVLNGPNLGRLGSREPDVYGATSYAGLVDSCRTLGAELGFDVEVRETNDEGELVRWLHEAADGKIPVVINPGAFTHYSYAMRDAAAQRTAPLIEVHISNPYAREEFRHTSVIAAVATGTVAGFGLGSYRLALRALAEEVTA
- a CDS encoding shikimate kinase, which gives rise to MTGGPLVVLVGPMGSGKSTVGGLLAGRLGVPYRDTDADIVAATGREISDLFVDEGEPYFRELERRAVAAAVAEHTGVLALGGGAVLDEGTRALLTGLPVAYLSMDVEEAVRRVGLGAARPLLAVNPRRQWRELMEARRHLYTEVARVVVATDDRTPEEVAQAVLDALELKDV
- the aroC gene encoding chorismate synthase, which encodes MSRLRWLTAGESHGPALVATLEGLPAGVPVTTALVADHLARRRLGYGRGARMKFEQDEITFLGGVRHGLSQGSPIAVMIGNTEWPKWETVMSADPVDPSLLKDTGRNAPLTRPRPGHADLAGMQKYGFDEARPILERASARETAARVALGAVARSFIKEVAGIEIVSHVVELAAAKAPYGVLPTPADVEKLDADPVRCLDADASKAMVAEIDQAHKDGDTLGGVVEVLAYGVPVGLGSHVHWDRRLDARLAAALMGIQAIKGVEVGDGFELARVPGSQAHDEIVSTPEGLKRTSGRSGGTEGGLTTGELLRVRAAMKPIATVPRALATVDVATGEATVAHHQRSDVCAVPAAGIVAEAMVALVLADAVVEKFGGDSVPETRRNVRSYLDNLQIR
- a CDS encoding DUF6167 family protein, which codes for MFRRAFWFTAGAAAGVWATTKVNRQLKKLTPESLAAQAADKALEAGHRLKDFALDVKAGMTQREDELNDALGLHQDPDRLDNVTALPGPRRLRAIEHHQNEQTTHRSSRSAVKYNRNEDH
- the ruvX gene encoding Holliday junction resolvase RuvX — its product is MTLRRGRRLAIDVGDARIGVASCDPDGVLATPVETVPGRDIPFAHRRLRQLVEEYEPLEVVVGLPRSLSGREGPAAAKVRAFANELAKGIKPVTVRLVDERMTTVTAAQGLRASGRNAKKGRSVIDQAAAVVILQNALETERVSGNPPGECVEVVV
- a CDS encoding shikimate dehydrogenase → MSRIRAAVLGSPIEHSLSPVLHRAAYRELGLDDWSYDRFETDEAALPAFVAGLGPEWAGLSLTMPLKRAIIPLLDGISDTAASVEAVNTVVFTEDGRRLGDNTDIPGIVAALHERGVEKVPSAAILGAGATASSALAALARICTGEVTAYVRSRARADEMLQWGERLGVPVRTADWSEAAGALTAPLVIATTPAGATDELAPAVPAAPGTLFDVLYDPWPTPLAASWSQRGGTLLGGLDLLVHQAVLQVEQMTGRTPGPLAAMRTAGEAALRARH
- the alaS gene encoding alanine--tRNA ligase, coding for MESAEIRRRWLSFFEERGHTVVPSASLIADDPTLLLVNAGMVPFKPYFLGETKPPAPRATSVQKCVRTPDIEEVGKTTRHGTFFQMCGNFSFGDYFKEGAIKYAWELLTSSVADGGYGLEPEKLWITVYLDDDEAETIWRDVIGVPAERIQRLGKKDNFWSMGVPGPCGPCSEINYDRGPDFGVEGGPAVNDERYVEIWNLVFMQFERGAGDGKEDFPILGDLPSKNIDTGLGLERLAMILQGVQNMYETDTLRVVMDKATELTGVQYGAAQSTDVSMRVVADHIRTSVMLIGDGVTPGNEGRGYVLRRIMRRAIRNMRLMGATGPVVQDLVDVVINTMGQQYPELVTDRKRIETVALAEEAAFLKAVKGGTNILDTAVTETKAAGGTVLSGDKAFLLHDTWGFPIDLTLEMAAEQGLSVDEPGFRRLMQEQRDRAKADAKAKKTGHADMSAYREIADGSGTTEFTGYATTQGESTIVGLLVNGVSAPAASEGDEVEVVLDRTPFYAEGGGQLADQGRIKLDSGAIINVRDVQQPVPGVSVHKGSVQVGEVTVGASAYAAIDVKRRLAIARAHSATHLTHQALRDALGPTAAQAGSENSPGRFRFDFGSPNAVPGSVLTDVEQKINDVLSRELNVTAEVMSIDEAKKQGAIAEFGEKYGERVRVVTIGDFSKELCGGTHVGNTAQLGLVKLLGESSIGSGVRRVEALVGVDAYNFLAKEHTVVAQLQELVKGRPEELPEKIASMLGKLKDAEKEIEKFRAEKVLQAAAGLAANAQDIRGVALVVGQVPDGTGADDLRKLVLDVRGRILGDRPAVVALFTVANDRPLTVIATNEAARERGLKAGDLVRAAAKTLGGGGGGKPDVAQGGGQNPAAVPEAIAAVERLVVETA
- the mltG gene encoding endolytic transglycosylase MltG — translated: MTEYGRGGGSEPWHPEDPLYGDQGWTAHQTQQGQVPYGGDPQQHYAQPQEPQYQQQYAGQYPQQYAGQGYAEQAYAQQVQHQQMPQPMAPQPVYGDGQGWDTGQGQYAAAAVQADPYAGADPYAQQAVAAYPGEAPDLYTTAEAYPPPQPPGQRHLEPERVEEPLDEESEEPEESFLAAGGRGSDDGDDPAGRGRRGGRGKGGKQKKKRSGAACLIAALVIVGVVGGGGYYGYSYLKERFGPTEDFAGEGSGETVDVEIPKNAGLGQMGRILKEAGVVASAQAFVDAANANPRGKSIQPGVYPMKKKMSGAAAVALMIDPSKLNVLTVAEGWRNTRVYEAIDKKLGKPEGTTKEIALREGKNLGLPAWAGNNPKVVDPLEGFLYPARYDLSKDTTPESLLRQMVKSASDKYVELGVEGKAKDLGLENPLQVVTVASLVNAEGKNHDDFRKMSEVVYNRLKKTNDVTNQRLQFDSTYNYIKNQSEINFSLKEAQKFDNPYNTHFVKGLPPGPIGNPGTEALTATLNPDHGGWMFFVSVDGDKTTFTKTYEEHQKLADEFQARQKQKNGG
- the aroB gene encoding 3-dehydroquinate synthase, which encodes MTDQVTRIHVGASAGHDAYDVLVGRQLLGELGGLIGKKAQRVAVIHPEALAETGEALRADLAEQGYEAVAIQVPNAEEAKTVEVAAYCWKALGQSNFTRTDVIVGVGGGATTDLAGFVAASWLRGVRWIAVPTTVLAMVDAAVGGKTGINTAEGKNLVGAFHPPAGVLCDLAALESLPVNDYVSGLAEVIKAGFISDPVILDLIEEDPAAARTPAGPHTAELIRRSIQVKADVVSSDLKESGLREILNYGHTLAHAIEKNERYKWRHGAAVSVGMVFAAELGRLAGRLDDATADRHRAVLASVGLPLTYRGDQWTKLLQTMQVDKKSRGNLLRFIVLDGLGKPTVLEGPDPAHLVAAYGEVSA